Proteins co-encoded in one Corylus avellana chromosome ca9, CavTom2PMs-1.0 genomic window:
- the LOC132191781 gene encoding putative pentatricopeptide repeat-containing protein At5g52630, with protein MHVQPIFNEVYAVLNHRQYLPMITDDELSRKSVHCLAVKTGFEFDVFVGSSMVDMYAKCGEIGYARKVFDEMPEKNVVSWTGMIYGYAQLGVDEEALRLFKKALFENLDVNDFTLSSVVRICSNLTLLELGRQVHGLCFKTCFDKSTFVGTSLISLYSKCGVIEGAYRVYDEIPVRNLGFWNAMLIACAQHAHTDRAFELFKEMEGVGMKPNFITFLCMLYACSHAGLVEKGRFYFEQMKECGIEPGDQHYTSMVDLLGRAGKLQDAVSIIKEMSTEPTESVWGALMTGCRIHGDTELAAFAADKVFELGPVSPGIHVLLSNAYAAAGRYKDAAKARKMLRDRGKKKETGLSWVEEGNRVHAFASGDRSNAKTEEIYQKLEELGEEMERAGYVPDTSFVLREVDGEEKKQAIRHHSERLAIAFGLISFPPERPIRVMKNLRVCGDCHTAIKFMSKCTGRLIIVRDNNRFHRFEDGKCNCGDYW; from the exons ATGCATGTGCAACCCATCTTCAATGAAGTTTATGCCGTTCTCAACCATCGACAATACTTGCCTATGATTACTGATGATGAGCTTTCAA GAAAG TCTGTGCATTGCCTTGCTGTGAAGACTGGGTTTGAATTTGATGTGTTTGTGGGGAGCTCAATGGTTGACATGTACGCCAAGTGTGGAGAAATTGGATATGCTCGGAAGGTGTTTGACGAAATGCCTGAGAAGAACGTGGTTTCCTGGACTGGGATGATATATGGATATGCTCAGTTGGGTGTGGATGAGGAGGCTTTGAGACTATTTAAGAAAgctttgtttgaaaatttggatgTTAACGATTTTACACTTTCGAGTGTTGTACGGATTTGTAGCAATTTGACGCTACTCGAACTGGGGAGGCAAGTACATGGGTTGTGCTTTAAGACATGCTTTGATAAGTCAACCTTTGTAGGTACTTCTTTGATTTCGTTGTACTCTAAGTGTGGAGTTATCGAGGGAGCTTATCGGGTATATGATGAGATCCCCGTTAGGAATCTTGGTTTCTGGAATGCAATGCTAATAGCTTGTGCTCAGCATGCGCACACAGATAGAGCTTTTGAGCTGTTTAAAGAGATGGAAGGTGTTGGGATGAAGCCAAATTTCATCACTTTTTTGTGTATGCTTTATGCTTGTAGCCATGCGGGGTTAGTTGAAAAGGGGCGATTTTACTTTGAGCAAATGAAGGAGTGTGGAATCGAGCCAGGGGATCAGCACTATACTTCCATGGTGGACTTGCTTGGCCGTGCTGGAAAATTGCAGGATGCAGTTTCGATTATTAAGGAAATGTCCACAGAGCCAACAGAATCTGTATGGGGAGCTTTGATGACCGGGTGTAGAATCCATGGGGATACTGAATTGGCTGCCTTTGCTGCTGATAAAGTCTTTGAGTTGGGTCCTGTGAGCCCAGGCATACACGTGCTACTCTCTAACGCTTATGCCGCTGCTGGAAGATACAAGGACGCAGCCAAAGCCAGGAAGATGCTAAGGGACCGGGGGAAGAAGAAGGAAACAGGTTTAAGCTGGGTTGAGGAGGGAAACAGAGTTCACGCATTTGCTTCTGGGGATAGGTCTAATGCAAAAACTGAAGAGATTTATCAGAAGTTGGAAGAACTTGGGGAGGAAATGGAGAGAGCTGGTTATGTTCCAGACACGAGTTTTGTGCTTCGAGAAGTGGATGGTGAAGAGAAAAAACAGGCAATTAGGCATCACAGTGAAAGACTAGCCATTGCATTTGGGCTCATTAGCTTTCCACCTGAAAGGCCAATCAGGGTTATGAAGAACTTGCGTGTTTGTGGTGATTGTCATACTGCAATCAAGTTTATGTCTAAGTGCACTGGACGATTGATCATTGTGAGGGATAATAACCGGTTCCATAGATTTGAGGATGGTAAATGCAATTGTGGAGATTATTGGTGA